One Flagellimonas sp. CMM7 genomic region harbors:
- the pckA gene encoding phosphoenolpyruvate carboxykinase (ATP), with product MEKIMEKSKTLEKYGLKTEHIHWNLDAETIQEMTVEKGLGTETENGTLCINTGKFTGRSPKDRFLVKDDYTKDTVWWGRINKPISPENFEVLHQGLVNYLSDKEVYVRDAAVCADPKYKMNVRTITEYPWSNYFIKNMFLRLSEEDLKDFEEEWLVLCAPGYLAPDPKAVGILDGNFSILNFTKKIALVGGSAYTGEMKKGIFSALNLILPTEKNVLPMHCSANVGEDGDTAIFFGLSGTGKTTLSADPNRKLIGDDEHGWTAENTIFNFEGGCYAKVIDLTEEKEPDIYRAIRPGALLENVVFKEGTKEVDYFDSTITQNTRVSYPIENIDNIQVPSYASNPKNIFFLTCDAFGVLPPVSKLTPGQAAYHFISGYTAKVAGTEAGITEPVPSFSACFGEPFMPLHPTVYAEMLSKKMTEAGVNVWLINTGWSGGPYGVGSRIKLKYTRAMISAILEGELEKVDFDAHPIFGLHMPKYCPGVPTEILDPMNTWLQKGAYVSKAIQLAHSFHINFDKFASQASEEILNGGPLIDSHHSLNEHF from the coding sequence ATGGAAAAAATTATGGAAAAATCAAAAACTTTAGAAAAGTATGGCCTTAAAACGGAGCATATACATTGGAACTTAGATGCTGAGACCATACAGGAAATGACTGTTGAAAAAGGATTGGGTACAGAAACTGAAAATGGTACATTATGCATAAACACAGGTAAGTTTACAGGGCGTTCCCCAAAAGATCGTTTTTTGGTCAAAGATGACTACACTAAAGATACAGTTTGGTGGGGTAGGATCAACAAGCCAATCTCACCGGAAAATTTTGAAGTACTTCATCAAGGTCTTGTAAATTACCTTTCGGATAAAGAAGTTTATGTGAGGGATGCTGCGGTTTGTGCCGATCCTAAATATAAAATGAACGTACGTACAATCACAGAATATCCTTGGTCCAATTACTTTATCAAAAACATGTTCTTAAGACTTTCGGAAGAAGATTTGAAAGACTTTGAAGAGGAATGGTTGGTATTGTGTGCTCCTGGATATTTAGCGCCAGACCCAAAGGCCGTAGGGATTTTGGATGGTAACTTTTCAATTCTCAACTTTACCAAGAAAATTGCTTTAGTGGGCGGTTCAGCGTATACGGGGGAAATGAAAAAAGGGATTTTCTCTGCGTTAAACTTGATTTTACCAACTGAAAAGAATGTATTGCCCATGCACTGTTCTGCCAATGTTGGTGAAGACGGGGACACTGCTATTTTCTTCGGACTTTCTGGTACAGGAAAAACAACTCTATCTGCAGACCCCAACAGAAAACTTATTGGGGATGATGAACATGGTTGGACAGCCGAAAACACCATCTTTAATTTTGAAGGAGGTTGTTATGCCAAGGTTATTGACCTTACTGAAGAAAAGGAGCCAGATATTTACAGGGCGATAAGACCGGGAGCTTTATTGGAAAATGTTGTTTTTAAGGAAGGAACAAAGGAAGTGGATTACTTTGATAGCACTATTACCCAAAATACACGAGTAAGTTATCCTATAGAGAATATTGATAATATTCAAGTGCCTTCTTATGCCTCAAACCCAAAAAATATCTTTTTCTTAACCTGTGATGCCTTTGGTGTTTTGCCTCCAGTGTCTAAATTAACACCTGGTCAGGCCGCCTATCATTTTATTTCTGGGTATACGGCGAAAGTTGCCGGTACAGAAGCGGGTATTACAGAACCAGTACCATCTTTTTCTGCTTGTTTTGGCGAACCATTTATGCCATTGCATCCAACGGTATATGCTGAAATGCTAAGCAAAAAAATGACAGAAGCAGGGGTTAATGTTTGGTTGATCAATACTGGATGGAGTGGTGGTCCTTATGGAGTCGGTTCTAGAATTAAATTAAAATATACCAGAGCAATGATTTCAGCAATTTTGGAAGGAGAACTGGAAAAGGTTGATTTTGATGCACACCCAATTTTTGGATTGCACATGCCAAAGTATTGTCCTGGAGTTCCAACAGAAATATTGGATCCCATGAATACATGGTTACAAAAAGGGGCATATGTGAGTAAAGCAATACAATTGGCACACTCGTTTCATATTAATTTTGATAAGTTTGCTAGTCAAGCATCAGAAGAAATATTGAATGGAGGCCCTCTAATTGATTCTCATCACAGCTTAAATGAACATTTTTAA
- a CDS encoding SLC13 family permease, which translates to MFTLLVILGITITLFIWGKFPPDVVALMSMLTLYLTGILDVKETLSGFSNTTVIMIAALFIIGEGLSRTGWTALAGQRFVSWAGRSIPKLLVIVTLGASVLSGFVSNTGTVAALLPVTVSAAWSAGTLPSKLLMPVAFGSNTGGLLTLTGTPPNIIASNTLIENNLDGFSFFEFGLIGLPLLIIAIVYFRYIGYRLLPKRQTNERPADIDAEMHKWISSYSIGDNLYRLRIRSMSPLINTKMGDWNFESDHQIAVMRLKRRHPSPLQQKVPQFVELPEPDTEMRYHDIITVKGTPEDVDKLVLKFSLGVIPTTAEKDTLKNELINQEVGMAEMLITPNSIFVGKTINLGNYLKRAGVQLLAASRNNRPLTGKIKIEAGDAFVIRGPWENIENLKSLYENVVISGSPEALSKNVATLSTRSYIAMGTLILMILLLVFKVFPGAITALICAGIMLLTRCVPISKAYKGISWTSVVMIAAMIPMGTALQKTGVAEMAANGLVEALGSIHPTVLLGGIFLLTTAFSQTINNSATAVLMAPIALLAATSLGVSPKPYLITVAVSASTAFLTPVGTTTNAMVMSSGGYKFMDYIKVGGPLLLLFFIATLVLVPLIWSF; encoded by the coding sequence ATGTTCACACTACTCGTAATACTTGGTATTACAATAACCTTGTTTATTTGGGGAAAATTTCCACCCGACGTTGTGGCACTAATGTCCATGTTAACACTGTACCTGACCGGGATATTGGATGTCAAAGAAACGCTTAGTGGTTTTAGTAATACCACCGTAATCATGATTGCCGCTCTGTTTATTATTGGAGAGGGACTTTCAAGAACAGGTTGGACCGCTCTTGCTGGCCAGCGTTTTGTAAGCTGGGCAGGTAGAAGTATTCCAAAACTATTGGTCATTGTTACTTTGGGAGCAAGTGTTCTTTCTGGCTTTGTAAGTAACACGGGAACGGTAGCTGCTTTACTTCCGGTTACAGTTTCTGCAGCTTGGAGCGCTGGTACGTTACCATCAAAATTATTAATGCCTGTTGCTTTTGGGTCCAATACAGGGGGTTTGCTGACTTTAACGGGAACACCGCCCAATATCATTGCGAGCAATACTTTGATTGAGAATAACCTTGATGGGTTCTCATTTTTTGAATTTGGATTAATAGGCTTGCCGCTGTTGATAATTGCCATAGTATATTTTAGATATATCGGATATCGTTTGTTGCCCAAACGCCAAACCAATGAAAGACCTGCGGATATTGATGCCGAAATGCACAAATGGATCTCAAGTTATAGTATTGGTGATAATCTTTATCGATTGCGTATTCGTTCCATGTCACCCTTAATCAATACCAAAATGGGTGATTGGAACTTTGAGTCAGATCATCAAATAGCCGTGATGCGTTTGAAACGTAGGCACCCAAGTCCATTACAACAAAAAGTACCGCAGTTTGTGGAACTTCCAGAGCCTGATACTGAGATGAGATATCATGATATCATTACAGTAAAGGGTACCCCTGAAGATGTGGATAAATTGGTTCTAAAATTTAGTTTGGGTGTTATTCCCACAACCGCAGAAAAAGACACTTTAAAAAATGAGTTGATCAATCAGGAAGTTGGTATGGCCGAAATGCTTATAACGCCAAATTCAATTTTTGTTGGAAAAACTATCAATTTGGGCAATTACCTAAAACGTGCAGGGGTACAGTTGCTAGCAGCTTCAAGGAATAACCGTCCACTTACAGGTAAGATAAAAATAGAAGCCGGGGATGCTTTCGTAATAAGAGGGCCATGGGAAAATATTGAAAACCTAAAGTCACTTTACGAGAATGTTGTGATTTCTGGTAGTCCAGAAGCATTATCTAAAAATGTTGCAACTCTAAGTACACGAAGTTATATCGCCATGGGTACTCTAATCTTGATGATACTCCTCTTGGTGTTTAAAGTTTTCCCTGGTGCAATAACAGCATTGATATGCGCTGGTATTATGTTGTTGACTCGATGTGTGCCCATATCAAAAGCGTATAAGGGAATTAGTTGGACCAGTGTGGTAATGATTGCTGCGATGATACCTATGGGAACGGCTTTGCAGAAAACAGGAGTAGCCGAAATGGCAGCCAACGGCTTGGTAGAAGCGCTGGGAAGTATACATCCAACGGTTCTTTTAGGTGGTATCTTTTTATTGACAACGGCTTTTAGTCAGACAATAAATAATTCAGCAACTGCGGTTTTGATGGCGCCTATTGCCTTATTGGCTGCAACATCTCTAGGTGTTTCGCCAAAACCTTATTTGATAACCGTTGCCGTTAGCGCATCAACTGCATTTTTGACTCCAGTAGGGACTACTACCAATGCAATGGTAATGTCTTCTGGTGGATACAAGTTTATGGATTATATAAAAGTGGGAGGACCACTCCTCTTACTGTTCTTTATAGCAACTCTAGTATTGGTTCCATTGATATGGAGCTTTTAA
- a CDS encoding universal stress protein, whose amino-acid sequence MSNIDKILVPFDFSEASINALEYAVSFVGPNRHIDILALYVSAMPTVESEKHTLKADFNKIAKSFKKKTKTPPVFITAEGEVIETILAAQEEHKTQLILMGTMGDKSTDEAITNTSRLVLEANCPVISVPFGCSIKEPKDIALVMGNEKIDDKEVLKTLLDVARTFNARVHVLTIYKESVYEEESVVDSTENLLEYYLEHFYVEHAFSKNQDVEEGILDYINKKSIDLLAILPRNHTRLSSPSEGRLTKLLTLHSEIPVLTLD is encoded by the coding sequence ATGAGTAACATTGATAAAATTTTAGTTCCATTTGACTTTTCCGAGGCATCTATTAATGCTCTAGAATATGCAGTCAGTTTTGTAGGCCCAAATAGACATATTGACATTCTTGCACTCTATGTATCAGCTATGCCTACGGTAGAATCTGAAAAACATACGCTAAAAGCTGACTTCAATAAAATTGCAAAGTCCTTTAAGAAAAAGACAAAAACTCCTCCTGTATTTATTACCGCTGAGGGAGAGGTTATTGAAACAATTCTTGCTGCACAAGAAGAACATAAAACCCAACTGATTCTAATGGGCACGATGGGCGATAAAAGTACGGATGAGGCCATAACCAATACATCGAGGTTAGTGTTGGAAGCTAATTGTCCGGTCATATCTGTCCCTTTCGGATGTTCAATTAAGGAACCCAAAGACATTGCCTTGGTCATGGGGAATGAGAAAATTGATGATAAGGAAGTATTGAAAACACTATTGGATGTTGCCCGTACTTTTAATGCCAGAGTTCACGTATTGACCATCTATAAAGAATCTGTTTATGAAGAGGAATCAGTCGTTGACAGCACAGAGAACCTGTTAGAGTATTATTTAGAGCATTTCTATGTGGAGCATGCTTTTAGCAAAAATCAAGATGTAGAAGAAGGGATTTTAGACTACATCAACAAGAAAAGCATAGACCTTTTGGCAATTTTGCCAAGAAACCACACAAGATTGAGTTCTCCTTCAGAGGGGCGTTTAACAAAGCTGTTGACCTTGCATTCAGAGATTCCGGTTTTAACCTTGGATTGA
- a CDS encoding ROK family protein — protein sequence MDIVVGIDIGGTKTKIGLVDKNGKCHVKTFFRTREFPGLDDYLDKIKSVSDELIENIDEKINILGCGIGAPNASSKKGTIESASNLIWKGSVPILEKLKERMNMPMRIMNDASAAALGEMLFGGGKKMTDFIVITLGTGFGAGIVANGQLIDGYDGFAGELGHVDMTIGDGRLTGLGVRGGLEAYVSATGLKRTIMYMLSKYLVDSKFRSVAYNDLHGEDITKAAEEGDVIAQKAFDYTAKMMAQALANFTAFTQPEAFILMGGLTNSGKWIMEPLEKYFNEYLLEVYKGKVKLLESGMDGKTAAICGAAALIWEIKKP from the coding sequence ATGGATATTGTTGTAGGAATAGATATTGGTGGTACTAAAACTAAAATTGGTTTGGTAGACAAAAATGGAAAGTGTCATGTCAAGACATTTTTCAGAACCAGAGAATTTCCAGGTTTAGATGACTATCTAGATAAAATAAAAAGTGTTTCAGATGAGCTCATCGAAAATATAGATGAAAAAATAAATATTTTGGGGTGCGGAATTGGGGCTCCCAATGCATCCAGTAAAAAAGGAACTATAGAAAGTGCCAGTAATTTAATTTGGAAAGGTAGCGTACCCATTCTTGAAAAGTTAAAAGAAAGGATGAATATGCCAATGCGAATTATGAATGACGCAAGTGCTGCAGCTTTAGGTGAAATGCTTTTTGGAGGAGGAAAAAAAATGACAGATTTCATTGTAATAACCTTAGGTACGGGCTTTGGTGCAGGTATTGTTGCCAATGGGCAGTTGATCGATGGTTATGATGGTTTTGCTGGCGAATTGGGGCATGTGGATATGACAATAGGAGATGGCAGATTAACAGGACTAGGTGTACGTGGAGGATTGGAAGCTTACGTATCCGCTACAGGATTAAAACGCACCATTATGTATATGCTGAGCAAGTATCTGGTAGACAGCAAATTTAGAAGCGTTGCTTATAACGATTTACATGGGGAAGACATCACAAAAGCTGCCGAAGAAGGAGATGTTATTGCCCAAAAAGCGTTTGATTATACGGCAAAGATGATGGCACAGGCCTTAGCAAACTTTACTGCTTTTACCCAGCCAGAAGCTTTTATTCTAATGGGCGGCCTTACCAATAGCGGAAAGTGGATTATGGAACCCCTTGAAAAATATTTCAACGAGTACCTTTTAGAAGTGTACAAAGGCAAGGTCAAATTATTGGAATCTGGCATGGACGGCAAAACAGCCGCTATCTGCGGAGCAGCTGCCCTTATTTGGGAAATTAAAAAACCCTAG
- a CDS encoding DUF2490 domain-containing protein: protein MGCAKRFPCFLFFVAFFLSTTISYTQTNTENRSGSWLVLHGNNKIHEKWSIPIVGILRHHDLFEKYEFAFIRTGVSYQLNESSIFTTGVAFLSSKNYTGSEDFKNATQFWVYEQYTLKSKSKRNIISHRWRLETRWKKSADDLRMNNRLRYRLQYVKPIYKNVHLKSFNELFLNLEDPLFNQNRFYIGLGQTLSPSVKIDIGYLKNHFKNDDHDVVRMSLTFKTEFTKRDIAELVD from the coding sequence ATGGGATGCGCTAAGCGATTTCCTTGTTTTCTTTTTTTTGTAGCATTCTTTTTAAGTACCACCATCTCCTACACCCAAACCAACACCGAAAACCGGTCTGGCTCATGGCTTGTTCTTCATGGCAATAACAAAATACATGAAAAGTGGAGCATTCCCATTGTTGGGATTCTTAGACATCATGATCTATTTGAAAAGTATGAATTTGCCTTTATAAGAACTGGGGTATCGTATCAATTAAATGAATCATCAATCTTTACTACAGGTGTTGCCTTTTTAAGCTCAAAAAACTATACCGGGTCTGAAGACTTTAAAAATGCAACCCAGTTTTGGGTTTACGAGCAGTACACTTTAAAATCAAAATCTAAAAGAAACATTATTTCCCATAGATGGCGATTAGAGACACGATGGAAAAAAAGCGCTGATGACCTACGTATGAACAATAGGTTAAGGTACCGCCTCCAATATGTTAAACCTATCTATAAAAATGTTCACCTTAAATCTTTTAATGAACTCTTTTTAAATCTAGAAGACCCTTTGTTCAATCAGAACCGATTCTATATCGGTTTGGGACAAACACTTTCCCCATCAGTTAAAATAGATATCGGGTATTTAAAAAATCATTTTAAAAATGATGACCATGATGTTGTTAGAATGTCCTTGACCTTTAAAACTGAATTCACAAAAAGGGATATCGCCGAGCTTGTCGACTAA
- a CDS encoding energy transducer TonB — MKPKKNPNADIGRNSGLYFMIGLTSILFVTWQSFEVKTYEKESKILEIAQVTDDLKEDVPITEIVKTTPPPPPPSAPDVIEIVEDVEDVEETVIESTESSQEIYIEDAISVDDVEVEEVEEEEIVPFAVIENVPVFPGCENLQTEEERKVCFSKKVQEHIIKNFKYPPTALEMRISGKVYVQFVIDSQGRVKNIQKRGPDRLLEKEAARIIAALPTVKPGIQRGKPVKVKYAIPINFVLQ; from the coding sequence ATGAAACCAAAAAAGAACCCAAACGCAGATATAGGGCGCAATAGCGGTCTCTATTTTATGATAGGTCTTACTTCTATACTGTTTGTGACATGGCAATCATTTGAAGTGAAGACATACGAGAAAGAATCCAAAATTTTGGAAATAGCTCAGGTAACGGATGATCTTAAAGAAGATGTTCCCATAACTGAAATTGTAAAAACTACACCTCCCCCACCGCCTCCATCCGCACCAGATGTAATTGAAATCGTGGAAGACGTTGAGGACGTAGAAGAAACGGTTATTGAAAGTACGGAAAGTAGTCAAGAAATTTATATTGAAGATGCCATCAGCGTAGATGATGTAGAAGTGGAAGAGGTAGAGGAAGAGGAGATTGTCCCTTTTGCAGTCATTGAAAATGTTCCCGTATTCCCAGGGTGTGAAAATTTACAAACGGAGGAGGAACGTAAGGTTTGCTTTAGCAAGAAAGTACAAGAACACATCATAAAAAACTTTAAATATCCACCAACAGCCCTTGAAATGCGAATATCAGGTAAGGTATATGTCCAGTTTGTAATAGACTCTCAAGGAAGAGTGAAAAACATTCAAAAAAGAGGGCCCGATAGATTGTTGGAAAAAGAAGCAGCACGCATCATTGCCGCTTTACCGACTGTAAAACCTGGAATACAACGTGGAAAACCGGTTAAGGTAAAATATGCTATTCCTATAAATTTTGTATTGCAATAA
- a CDS encoding succinylglutamate desuccinylase/aspartoacylase family protein — protein MSKVYSTALDETLEIERIIDHLKGDKNGPTVVFFAGIHGNEPAGIFALKHVMRELKLQQTSILGEVYAIAGNLRALEKNVRYLDKDLNRIWSPKKVDYIQQKKKDLIDDENELFELHELLNEILRNSASPLYFIDLHTTSSATSPFVVLNDSLLNRKFASNYPLPIVLGIEEYLEGALLSFINELGYVSLGYESGQHDEISAIKNCIDFIHFTLGLTESVGLSKNEMTILKNTVLKSGKVSNKFYEIYYQYDIKKGNDFKMLPGFVNFQKIPKGKDVALDNNCILKTKGNRQIFMPLYQNQGSEGFYYIRSIPTILLWASKGLRKLKADHLLVKFPGIKWESLKKDAMLVDQRVARFLAKSIFHLLGYRARQFDKTHLVVKSREIASKNEEYLNTGWF, from the coding sequence ATGTCAAAAGTGTATAGCACAGCTCTTGATGAAACATTGGAAATAGAGCGAATTATAGACCATTTAAAGGGTGATAAAAATGGCCCAACCGTAGTCTTTTTTGCAGGGATACATGGTAATGAACCTGCCGGAATATTTGCGCTTAAACATGTTATGCGCGAATTGAAACTTCAACAAACGTCCATTCTAGGCGAAGTTTATGCCATAGCTGGAAATCTAAGGGCATTGGAAAAAAATGTTAGATATCTTGATAAAGACTTGAACAGGATTTGGTCTCCAAAAAAAGTTGATTATATCCAACAAAAAAAGAAGGACCTTATAGATGATGAAAACGAGTTGTTTGAATTACATGAGTTATTGAATGAAATACTTAGGAACAGTGCTTCTCCTCTTTATTTTATAGATCTGCATACAACCTCAAGCGCAACATCCCCCTTTGTAGTGTTAAACGACAGCCTTTTGAATAGAAAGTTTGCCTCTAATTATCCGCTTCCCATTGTTTTAGGGATTGAGGAGTATTTAGAAGGTGCTCTCTTGAGTTTTATTAATGAATTGGGTTATGTTTCTCTAGGGTATGAGAGTGGTCAACATGATGAGATAAGTGCTATCAAAAACTGTATTGATTTTATCCATTTTACCTTAGGGCTTACAGAGTCCGTTGGCCTATCTAAAAATGAGATGACCATTCTCAAAAACACGGTTTTAAAATCAGGCAAAGTATCCAATAAATTTTATGAAATCTACTATCAGTATGATATAAAAAAGGGTAATGATTTTAAAATGTTACCTGGGTTTGTCAATTTTCAAAAAATACCAAAAGGAAAAGATGTTGCCCTGGACAATAATTGCATTTTAAAAACAAAAGGGAACAGACAAATTTTCATGCCTCTATATCAGAATCAGGGCAGTGAAGGTTTTTATTATATAAGGTCAATTCCTACAATACTTTTATGGGCTTCAAAAGGACTTAGAAAATTAAAGGCGGATCATCTTTTGGTGAAGTTTCCCGGTATTAAATGGGAATCGCTTAAAAAGGATGCCATGTTGGTTGACCAAAGGGTGGCAAGGTTTCTAGCTAAATCTATTTTTCACTTACTTGGCTATAGAGCCAGACAGTTTGATAAAACACATTTGGTGGTTAAAAGCAGGGAAATTGCTTCCAAGAATGAAGAATACCTAAACACAGGTTGGTTTTAA
- a CDS encoding CBS domain-containing protein: MGEHIAKSKFDQAERKAFVQHLLNDIKALELLLEQDLIEDGIVRIGAEQEMCLMDDEFRPSGKSLDVLESVDDSHFTTELASYNLEINLDPFELKNDCFSRVEEQLRTLLNKAKTKANELGTNILLTGILPTISKNELGIDFMTPIPRYYKLNEVLKSCRGDHFSLKIRGVDELTLRHDSVLFEACNTSFQLHLQIPPNDFIKSYNWSQAIAGPVLGICCNSPLLMGRELWKETRIALFQQSLDTRKWSYALKEQVARVGFGSHWQKDSVTEIFKEDISSHRIILTKPIEKNSLQAFENGTIPKLEALNLFNGTVYRWNRPCYGVGNGKPHLRIENRYIPSGPTVIDEIANFAFWVGLMAGRPKKFDDISSFMDFEEAKLNFIKSARTGRQTVLSWLGKPTTLKKLIINEFLPIAYEGLKKHNVEVKDINRLLGIIEARTKKGTGAEWQVENFRGLRKQMKLDSVLVELTKAMYANQQSNKPVHTWPSVKEAIKPKETFQWVGQIMSTKLMKLYEDDYVNLAMSIMQWNNIHHIPVENEKGELAGLLTWSHIEGLDKNQKKRNSRVSDLMIKKVVTVQPRTKIETAKKLMDDYQIGCLPVCVGSNLVGIISKVDM, translated from the coding sequence ATGGGAGAGCATATTGCCAAAAGCAAGTTTGATCAGGCAGAACGTAAAGCATTTGTGCAACATTTGCTTAATGACATTAAAGCTCTGGAATTACTTCTGGAGCAAGATTTGATTGAGGATGGCATTGTAAGAATAGGTGCGGAACAGGAAATGTGTTTAATGGACGATGAGTTTAGGCCTTCCGGAAAATCTCTTGATGTATTGGAAAGTGTTGACGATTCCCATTTTACAACAGAATTGGCGAGCTATAATCTTGAAATAAACTTGGATCCATTTGAACTGAAGAATGATTGTTTTTCGAGAGTTGAAGAACAGCTAAGAACATTGCTCAACAAAGCAAAAACCAAAGCAAATGAACTTGGAACAAATATCCTGTTAACAGGAATCCTGCCAACCATTAGCAAAAATGAATTAGGAATAGATTTTATGACCCCTATTCCACGATATTATAAACTCAATGAAGTTTTAAAATCTTGCAGAGGAGACCATTTTTCTCTTAAAATAAGGGGAGTGGATGAATTGACGCTTCGTCATGATTCTGTACTTTTTGAAGCTTGTAATACCAGTTTTCAACTTCATTTGCAGATTCCTCCCAATGATTTTATCAAGAGTTATAACTGGTCCCAGGCCATTGCTGGACCAGTCTTGGGGATTTGTTGTAATTCTCCGCTCTTAATGGGCAGGGAATTATGGAAGGAGACTCGCATAGCGCTGTTTCAACAAAGTTTAGATACCAGAAAATGGAGTTATGCATTAAAGGAGCAAGTTGCTAGAGTAGGTTTTGGTAGCCATTGGCAGAAAGATTCTGTAACGGAAATCTTTAAGGAAGATATTTCCAGTCATCGTATAATATTGACAAAACCTATAGAAAAAAACTCATTGCAGGCTTTTGAAAATGGCACTATCCCAAAATTAGAGGCATTAAACCTTTTCAACGGAACAGTGTATCGCTGGAACCGCCCTTGTTATGGGGTTGGTAATGGAAAACCCCATCTACGTATTGAAAATAGATATATTCCTTCAGGCCCTACTGTGATAGATGAAATTGCCAATTTCGCATTTTGGGTAGGTCTCATGGCAGGAAGGCCCAAAAAGTTTGATGATATATCCAGTTTTATGGATTTTGAAGAGGCAAAACTGAATTTTATTAAATCTGCGAGAACGGGCAGACAAACTGTACTTTCTTGGTTAGGAAAGCCGACAACTCTTAAAAAGTTGATTATTAATGAATTCCTGCCAATCGCATATGAAGGTTTAAAAAAACATAATGTTGAGGTTAAGGATATTAACAGATTGCTTGGAATAATAGAGGCTAGAACTAAGAAAGGAACTGGAGCAGAATGGCAAGTTGAAAACTTTAGAGGTTTAAGAAAACAAATGAAGCTGGACAGTGTTTTGGTGGAGTTGACAAAAGCCATGTATGCCAATCAACAATCCAACAAACCAGTACATACATGGCCATCTGTAAAAGAAGCAATCAAACCAAAAGAGACCTTTCAATGGGTGGGGCAAATTATGTCCACAAAACTCATGAAGCTTTATGAGGATGATTATGTCAATTTGGCCATGTCCATAATGCAATGGAACAATATTCATCATATCCCTGTTGAAAATGAAAAAGGAGAATTGGCAGGCCTTTTAACTTGGAGTCATATTGAGGGCTTGGACAAGAACCAAAAAAAAAGAAATTCCAGGGTTTCTGACCTTATGATTAAAAAAGTGGTGACGGTGCAACCAAGAACTAAAATAGAAACCGCAAAAAAGTTAATGGATGATTATCAAATTGGTTGTTTACCTGTTTGCGTAGGCTCCAATTTGGTGGGCATCATCAGTAAAGTAGATATGTAA